A genomic region of Manihot esculenta cultivar AM560-2 chromosome 15, M.esculenta_v8, whole genome shotgun sequence contains the following coding sequences:
- the LOC122721981 gene encoding uncharacterized protein LOC122721981, whose translation MHSDRGWMYARLKDGLLNPLFLEGLNEFISAAKQFPDCLNGELIRCPCNRFKCQNRSFEDENTIRFHLMKYGFVRDYYVWYLHGEIQNYNAVHRRSIDSTDNTCNVEYQHGEFSNAYEQLVADAAGPSFSPSISTEPPNQSTQRLYDMLAVANKELWPGCENHSQLSAVARILNMKSEHHLSERCFDNICQLIKKILPTDNFYSTKKLLEGLGLPIQKIHSCLNGCMIYWGEDNELLRCKVCDHPRYKRLQDGQSSSKTQVAYSKMYYMPITPRLQRLYASNATAKDMTWHANHGTNDDLMHHPADSHAWKAFDNNWPHFSAEKRNVRLGLCTDGFQPFGQSGQQYSSWPVILTPYNLSLWLCMKGEYMFLTILVPGPRNPKDKLDVYLQPLVTELKDLWENGVETYDAFSKENFNLRAALMWTISDFPAYAMLSGWSTAGRTACPYCMEDSDAFTLTRGGKQSWFDNHRKFLPPSHSFRRNKTAFRKNVSVTKKAKPPIFGEEILKQINELGFKRVIDEDAFEINSSLSKQCGWRKRSILWDLPYWKSNLIRHNLDVMHIEKNFFENIINTVMSVEGKTKYNAKSRADLNVICDRPELEMDQVTGRYPKACYTLDKQSKQVLCDWLKNLKFPDGYVSNMGRCIDMKRLKMFGMKSHDCHVFMQRIIPIAFRELLPSNVWQPLTELSNFFRELTSTAISESDMLRLHGEIPLIICKLERVFPPSFFDCMEHLPVHLAYEAWLAGPVQYRWMYPFERYLRRLKNNVRNKARVEGSICNAYLVEEATSFCAHYFEPYVQTRHRKVPRNVDISENTENYEGNLSIFMQSGRPIGKGRTRYLMDDEYKAAQIIYIDQLRSNDPLVNDSQIDIKLESEFALWFNNFAHDSCSNISNKFIISLAKGPLRSVTSYNGYMVNGYKFQSKSYCTSRATMNSGVCIKGSNYSNEESDYYGQLLEVIRLEYPGLPIKRVVLFKCNWFDPTPNVGTKIHSKYKLIDVNHKRSFNRYEPFVLGVQAIQVIYTSYPSLRRDKIEWWAAVKVKARSMIQLPTQENTQPDEEPFQQDEMEHTAIVIEIDDSTQQLNDPTGDVIEIDDGEENDEDETIIATETDDDDDDDDNNDLDVDSE comes from the exons ATGCATTCTGATAGAGGTTGGATGTATGCAAGACTAAAAGATGGTCTACTAAATCCTTTATTCCTTGAAGGATTAAATGAATTCATATCAGCTGCCAAACAGTTTCCAGACTGTTTGAATGGAGAACTAATTAGGTGTCCATGTAATCGATTTAAGTGCCAAAATCGCAGTTTTGAAGATGAGAATACAATTAGGTTTCATCTTATGAAATATGGGTTTGTTAGAGACTATTACGTATGGTATTTGCATGGCGAAATTCAAAATTACAATGCGGTCCATAGAAGAAGTATTGATTCGACTGACAATACTTGCAATGTGGAATATCAACATGGTGAGTTCTCTAATGCTTATGAGCAACTAGTTGCAGATGCAGCAGGGCCTAGTTTCTCCCCATCAATAAGTACTGAGCCTCCAAACCAATCTACTCAGAGATTGTATGACATGTTGGCCGTTGCTAATAAGGAATTGTGGCCAGGTTGTGAAAATCATTCACAACTGTCAGCTGTGGCAAGGATATTGAATATGAAATCTGAACATCATTTATCCGAACGTTGTTTTGATAATATTTGCCAAttaatcaaaaaaattttacCTACTGATAATTTCTACTCTACAAAGAAATTGCTTGAAGGCTTGGGATTACCAATTCAGAAGATTCATAGTTGCTTAAATGGTTGTATGATTTATTGGGGTGAGGATAATGAATTGCTCAGGTGCAAGGTGTGTGATCATCCTAGATACAAACGATTGCAAGATGGCCAGAGCTCTAGTAAAACCCAAGTTGCTTACAGTAAAATGTATTACATGCCAATCACACCTAGACTACAAAGGTTGTACGCATCTAATGCTACAGCTAAGGATATGACTTGGCATGCCAATCATGGGACTAATGATGATTTAATGCATCATCCAGCTGATTCGCATGCATGGAAAGCTTTTGATAATAATTGGCCTCATTTCAGTGCTGAGAAACGTAATGTCCGTCTGGGACTATGTACCGATGGTTTTCAACCCTTTGGACAATCTGGTCAGCAATATTCATCATGGCCTGTCATATTGACACCGTACAATTTATCCCTATGGTTATGCATGAAAGGTGAGTATATGTTTCTCACTATACTTGTCCCAGGGCCTAGAAATCCAAAAGATAAGTTGGATGTGTATTTGCAACCCCTAGTAACTGAGTTGAAAGATTTATGGGAGAATGGagttgaaacatatgatgcattcagtaaagaaaatttcaacttGCGAGCTGCTTTAATGTGGACTATAAGTGATTTTCCTGCTTATGCAATGTTATCTGGATGGAGCACTGCAGGACGGACTGCTTGTCCTTATTGCATGGAAGATAGTGATGCATTTACATTGACAAGAGGAGGTAAGCAATCATGGTTTGATAATCATCGCAAATTTTTACCTCCTAGCCATTCTTTTAGAAGAAACAAAACAGCTTTTAGGAAGAATGTATCTGTTACTAAGAAAGCTAAACCACCTATTTTCGGTGAAGAAATACTGAAACAGATTAATGAATTGGGGTTTAAGAGGGTTATAGATGAGGatgcatttgaaataaattccAGTCTATCAAAGCAATGCGGTTGGCGAAAAAGAAGTATCTTATGGGATTTACCGTATTGGAAAAGTAATTTGATTCGACACAATCTTGATGTAATGCACATTgagaaaaatttttttgaaaatataatcaaCACTGTAATGAGTGTTGAGGGAAAGACAAAGTATAATGCTAAGTCAAGGGCAGACCTCAATGTGATCTGCGATCGACCAGAGTTGGAAATGGATCAAGTCACTGGGAGATATCCCAAAGCTTGTTATACTCTAGATAAGCAAAGTAAGCAGGTCTTATGTGATTGGCTGAAAAATCTCAAGTTTCCTGATGGTTATGTTTCCAATATGGGCCGATGTATTGATATGAAGAGGCTGAAGATGTTTGGGATGAAGAGTCATGACTGTCATGTTTTCATGCAGCGGATTATTCCAATTGCATTTCGTGAGTTGCTTCCTTCGAATGTTTGGCAGCCCTTAACAGAGTTGAGCAATTTTTTTAGGGAATTAACATCGACCGCTATAAGTGAGAGTGATATGTTGCGGTTGCATGGTGAAATTCCTTTGATCATATGTAAGCTTGAGCGTGTTTTCCCTCCAAGTTTCTTTGATTGTATGGAACACCTCCCCGTCCATCTAGCATATGAAGCATGGTTGGCAGGTCCAGTGCAATATCGGTGGATGTATCCTTTTGAACG atatcTGCGACGGCTTAAGAATAATGTCAGAAATAAAGCTAGAGTCGAGGGATCAATTTGTAATGCGTACCTAGTAGAAGAAGCCACTTCATTTTGTGCGCATTACTTTGAGCCGTATGTTCAAACTAGACATCGAAAAGTGCCAAGAAATGTTGACATTTCAGAAAATACTGAAAATTATGAAGGCAACCTATCAATTTTCATGCAGTCCGGTCGACCAATAGGAAAAGGGAGAACCAGATACCTTATGGATGATGAGTATAAAGCAGCACAAAT CATTTACATTGATCAACTGCGCTCAAATGATCCGTTAGTCAATGATTCTCAGATTGACATCAAATTGGAGAGTGAATTTGCTTTATGGTTCAACAATTTTGCTCATGATTCGTGCAGTAATATATCCAACAAGTTTATCATATCGCTTGCAAAGGGTCCATTACGAAGTGTGACATCATACAATGGATATATGGTGAATGGATATAAGTTTCAATCAAAGTCATATTGTACAAGTAGAGCAACTATGAACAGTGGGGTGTGTATTAAGGGGTCAAATTACAGCAACGAAGAGAGCGATTATTATGGACAATTGCTTGAAGTTATACGTTTAGAGTATCCAGGTCTTCCAATCAAGCGAGTTGTACTTTTCAAATGCAATTGGTTTGACCCCACTCCAAATGTAGGCACAAAGATCCATAGTAAATATAAACTTATCGATGTAAATCATAAACGatcttttaatagatatgagcctTTTGTGCTGGGAGTACAAGCAATACAAGTGATATATACTTCGTATCCTAGCCTAAGGcgagataaaattgaatggTGGGCTGCTGTAAAAGTCAAAGCACGTTCTATGATTCAACTTCCAACACAAGAAAATACACAACCTGATGAAGAACCATTTCAACAAGATGAAATGGAACACACTGCCATTGTTATTGAAATTGATGATTCAACACAACAATTAAATGATCCAACTGGAGATGTTATTGAAATTGATGATGGtgaagaaaatgatgaagatGAAACTATAATAGCAACAGAAAcggacgatgatgatgatgatgatgataataatgACTTAGATGTAGATAGTGAATAA